A genome region from Setaria italica strain Yugu1 chromosome III, Setaria_italica_v2.0, whole genome shotgun sequence includes the following:
- the LOC101778109 gene encoding NDR1/HIN1-like protein 6 produces the protein MHSSSPSNLSSAAISLSSSEEAAAALLLLVTREMRLADGFLDEDATAMVAADEMEATAENTASKADAMAATDSASTPETSTSARVAEDPASCGKYLAALRTEEDEDKGGCCGCLCWCCCFLLLIVAALAGTAAYFFFVYKPKAPSYSVSNMSVSQFDFSSKDLTLYVKLTAAVRAENPNDMIGIKYGEGSHTVVSYRGTPLCSGKLPAFFQGYKNVTVMDISMEGRQGFGSGLQQALEESEKLGDIPLDVFVSVPVELRLGTVDLRQVKVNVHCALVLDSISPKKRPTIKSATYQANVEF, from the exons ATGCATTCGTCGAGTCCTTCCAACCTGTCGAGCGCTGCCATCTCCTTGTCCTCGTCGGAGGAGGCAGCAGCCGCCTTGCTGCTCCTCGTGACCAGAGAGATGAGGCTCGCTGATGGCTTCTTGGACGAAGACGCGACGGCGATGGTCGCGGCCGACGAGATGGAAGCGACGGCCGAGAACACGGCATCGAAGGCCGACGCGATGGCGGCCACGGACTCGGCGAGCACGCCGGAGACCTCAACCTCGGCGAGGGTGGCGGAGGATCCGGCGAGCTGCGGGAAGTACTTGGCGGCGTTGCGcacggaggag GACGAGGACAAGGGCGGCTGCTGCGGGTGCctgtgctggtgctgctgcttcCTGCTCCTGATCGTGGCGGCGCTGGCCGGCACGGCGGCCTACTTCTTCTTCGTGTACAAGCCCAAGGCGCCGTCCTACTCGGTCAGCAACATGTCGGTGTCGCAGTTCGACTTCAGCTCCAAGGACCTGACGCTGTACGTGAAGCTCAcggccgccgtgcgcgccgaAAACCCCAACGACATGATCGGCATCAAGTACGGCGAGGGGTCCCACACCGTGGTCTCCTACCGGGGCACGCCGCTGTGCTCAGGGAAGCTCCCGGCCTTCTTCCAGGGCTACAAGAACGTCACCGTCATGGACATCTCCATGGAGGGACGCCAGGGGTTCGGCTCCGGCCTGCAGCAGGCGCTGGAGGAGAGCGAGAAGCTCGGGGACATCCCGCTCGACGTCTTCGTCAGCGTCCCCGTCGAGCTGCGACTCGGCACCGTCGACCTCCGGCAGGTCAAGGTCAACGTGCACTGCGCGCTCGTCCTCGACAGCATCTCGCCCAAGAAGAGGCCCACCATCAAGTCCGCAACCTACCAGGCCAACGTAGAGTTCTAA
- the LOC101753359 gene encoding histone deacetylase 2-like: MERMHISDLPNLLVQQKLLYPFRKQVGGSVLSAKLALERGWAINIGGGHHCSAEEGGGFCAYADISLCIHFAFVRLNISRVMIIDLDAHQGNGHEKDFGGDGRVYTLDMYNSGIYPFDHVAKKYIDQKVKLDVINIIFMHM, translated from the exons ATGGAGAGGATGCACATCAGCGACCTCCCTAACTTGCTTGTTCAGCAAAAACTTCTTTACCCATTTCGGAAGCAG GTGGGTGGCTCTGTTTTATCAGCCAAACTTGCACTAGAAAGGGGATGGGCTATCAACATTGGTGGAGGCCATCACTGTTCAGCAGAGGAAGGGGGTGGATTTTGTGCATATGCTGATATTTCCCTGTGCATCCATTTTGCTTTCGTCCGTTTAAATATTTCAAG agTAATGATCATTGATCTAGATGCTCACCAAGGAAATGGTCATGAAAAAGACTTTGGCGGTGATG GAAGGGTTTACACTTTGGACATGTACAATTCTGGAATATATCCTTTT GATCATGTGGCTAAGAAATACATTGATCAAAAGGTCAAGTTAGATGTAATTAACATAATTTTTATGCATATGTAA
- the LOC101752667 gene encoding uncharacterized protein LOC101752667, with product MDSSYHYNLSTACDINVTIFNNLTESYSKQLNDTSTLSTSFIMFVLTALFFNLNLFSGLSHVSAILDPKIRLGLTSALSLFLPVMSYLFSEAKNGSDVGPKSELPLRARFILIWMLLVELLRKKVEVIKMQGYSGTIERAGRVLWLGSLVFSNLQEATGRKAMTGILWLLCATKLVQRISFTEVGKRSLAFGKNARVITSYMAQVLEKDQQGHRFRPEDRDELLKGCQYAVMEEDDLVVEAIPSGYRLRDDANVVATVDKIWGLLDTDPLLDSLDRDQRLRMLCLSFSLFKLLRRRFERLPAMTPAETRNYREVILKALYDESTSAAEVMFQVTNDELNFLCEYYHSVVPVVLASPFFLLANYFLLPLVVFVMCLVVIVLCSNGDVPFAFRSIKDDDYFTFFGITQMTPCLRQFFKSPVVFFCTVDFSITSLLFLMFIYEEVWEFFVFLFSDWFLVSLLCKYATKPQWHNSRAFGRSIRCILFARSLMSRPGIRFHQFCVLKFCGLAMPAQLSVKVPILPTIPVPREVKHSVMEYLSKLHDRDGNHTSLTLSNGRLALAGHPELSQFCESDSVAEVILTWHIATSLLEVKHPPQGKNNVATSLSKYCAYLVAFHPELLPDNQDSAELVFKGMKAELYDLLGFWDYFLSSCARTRHRKIMASSPAEAAAAATTVVQKGAALGRILERKAAHPGEGVWKVLANLWVELFVYIAPSSNEECVAGHENVLAKGGEFITVLWAMATHAGISRPADAPPVEVAIERIMGTTRDVSV from the coding sequence ATGGATTCAAGCTACCACTACAACCTATCGACGGCTTGTGACATAAACGTCACCATTTTCAACAACCTGACAGAGTCCTATAGCAAGCAGCTAAATGACACATCCaccttgtccacctccttcatcatgtTCGTCCTCACTGCTCTCTTCTTCAACCTCAACCTCTTCAGCGGGCTCTCTCACGTCAGCGCCATCCTCGACCCCAAGATCCGCCTCGGCCTCACCTCGGcgctctccctcttcctccccgtCATGTCCTACCTCTTCTCTGAAGCCAAGAATGGCTCGGATGTTGGCCCCAAGTCCGAGCTCCCGCTGAGGGCCCGCTTCATCCTCATCTGGATGCTCCTGGTAGAGCTCCTCCGCAAGAAGGTGGAGGTGATCAAAATGCAGGGGTACTCCGGCACCATAGAGCGTGCCGGGCGTGTCCTCTGGCTTGGCAGCCTTGTCTTCTCCAACCTGCAAGAAGCAACCGGCCGAAAGGCGATGACGGGCATCCTCTGGCTCCTCTGTGCCACCAAGCTGGTGCAGAGAATCTCCTTCACTGAGGTGGGGAAACGTTCTCTGGCCTTTGGCAAGAACGCCCGGGTTATCACCTCCTACATGGCTCAGGTGCTAGAGAAAGATCAGCAGGGCCACCGATTCCGACCAGAAGACCGGGACGAACTGCTGAAGGGATGCCAGTACGCGGTCATGGAAGAAGACGATTTGGTGGTTGAAGCCATCCCAAGTGGATACAGGCTCAGAGACGACGCCAACGTCGTCGCCACCGTCGACAAGATCTGGGGGCTCCTGGATACTGATCCTCTCCTCGATTCTCTCGACCGAGACCAGCGGTTGAGGATGCTCTGCCTGTCCTTTTCACTCTTCAAGCTGCTTCGCCGGAGGTTCGAGCGCCTGCCGGCAATGACTCCGGCAGAGACTCGGAACTACCGGGAAGTCATCCTGAAAGCCCTGTACGACGAAAGCACAAGCGCAGCAGAGGTAATGTTCCAAGTGACAAACGACGAGCTCAACTTCCTGTGCGAGTATTACCACTCCGTGGTCCCTGTCGTCTTGGCAAGCCCCTTCTTCTTGCTCGCCAACTACTTCCTCCTCCCACTCGTTGTGTTTGTCATGTGCCTCGTGGTCATCGTCCTGTGCAGCAATGGCGATGTTCCCTTCGCCTTTCGTAGCATAAAAGACGACGACTACTTCACTTTCTTCGGCATCACCCAGATGACTCCATGCCTCCGGCAGTTCTTCAAGTCTCCAGTAGTGTTCTTCTGCACCGTCGACTTCTCCATCACCTCGCTCCTTTTTCTCATGTTCATCTACGAGGAGGTATGGGAgttcttcgtcttcctcttctccgACTGGTTCCTTGTGTCACTGCTCTGCAAGTACGCAACAAAACCCCAGTGGCACAACAGCCGCGCCTTCGGCCGGTCCATCCGCTGCATCTTGTTCGCACGAAGCCTGATGAGCCGTCCAGGCATCAGGTTCCACCAGTTCTGCGTGCTCAAGTTTTGCGGCCTGGCGATGCCAGCCCAGCTCTCGGTGAAGGTGCCGATCCTGCCGACGATCCCGGTGCCCAGAGAAGTCAAGCATTCAGTCATGGAATACTTGAGCAAGTTGCACGACCGTGATGGCAACCACACCTCTCTGACTCTCAGCAATGGGAGGCTCGCACTCGCAGGCCATCCGGAGCTCTCGCAGTTCTGCGAGAGCGATAGCGTCGCTGAGGTCATCCTCACCTGGCATATCGCCACCAGCCTCCTGGAGGTGAAGCATCCACCTCAGGGTAAGAACAACGTGGCGACGAGCCTGTCCAAGTACTGCGCTTACTTGGTGGCCTTCCACCCGGAGCTGCTCCCGGACAACCAGGACAGCGCGGAGCTCGTGTTCAAGGGCATGAAGGCCGAGTTGTATGACCTCCTTGGGTTCTGGGACTACTTTCTCTCGTCGTGCGCGCGCACCCGACACCGCAAGATCATGGCCAGCAGTCCGGCAgaagccgccgcggcggcgacgacggtggtGCAGAAGGGTGCGGCGCTGGGCCGGATACTTGAGAGGAAAGCTGCGCATCCTGGGGAGGGCGTGTGGAAGGTGCTGGCCAATCTTTGGGTCGAGCTCTTTGTCTACATTGCACCGTCGAGCAACGAGGAGTGCGTGGCCGGGCATGAGAATGTGCTGGCGAAGGGCGGCGAGTTCATCACTGTGCTTTGGGCGATGGCCACACATGCCGGGATAAGCCGCCCGGCCGACGCACCGCCGGTGGAAGTCGCGATCGAACGCATCATGGGAACAACGCGTGATGTTTCTGTGTAA